A region of the Pseudorca crassidens isolate mPseCra1 chromosome 9, mPseCra1.hap1, whole genome shotgun sequence genome:
GTTTGTGGAGAATAAATACAAGTTTGGTGTAAATTATTCCAGTTAGAAAATCGTACTGCTTTCTTAAGACCAGTGGTTCGTGCCCTCCAGGAAACATACTGGCAATATCTGGACACTTTTTTTATTCTCAcgactgggtgggggtggggactgggTCCTGCTGGCATCTAATGgatagaagccagggatgctgataaacatcccacaatgcacaggacagctacCCATAATAAAGTATGTCAATGTTATTGTGAACTTTGTGAAAGTCTACTTTGGATCTGTTTACATATAAGCCTAATTAATATAACAATTACAAGATAGCTAGCTTTTTCCTTAGATGATGTAGGTTAACTGTTGATATTCAGTTCTGATAAAGTGCACAAAAGATTAACCaaacattaacaaaatattagtttAAACTTAAGTCATTATTTTCTCCAAAAACATATGGTAGAACCATTACCTTCTAATGTTTTCTGCAAAATGTGCTCATCGAGAACCTGTGCACAAAAGCCATTTTTTTTGGACAGGGCTGAGTACTTAAAATGGAATACGAAATGGATTTTTTTGGCAATAAAATAATGGTAGTAATGGCCGTGGATGCCAGGGGAAGTTTTATCACAGATGTTTACCATTTACCATTCATATATGATGTCTGTAAATCACTGGCTCTGGTTTTGAGATTTATGTGGCTCTCATTCCCAGCAGTACAATCCTCTTTATTCTTtcaggggaaaaacaacaaaacccgtTTCCCACACAGACAATACAGTCTGACAACAGGCAGTGTTACTAATTCTTTTCAAATTGAGGAAAAACTAACTAGGActagaaaatgtttaaatggaAGGCATTTCCCCTGTGAAAATTCTTGCTAATCAAAAGAACAGGAATTGCTGCTGTCTTAAAGTATGCAACTGGCATTTCAAACCTCTACACTCTACGACTTCTTGCGGGAGGGTGGGGGATAGAGAAGGAAGATCACCCCATTTGTCCCAAATTCGTAGTTCTAAGGGCTAGTTATGAGAAGGTCGTCAAGAAGGTCCTTCTACAAAGCTGGGTGGCTGGGGAAGTTCTTATTTTTCCTAATTCGGTCCCAGCTCTGACACGGGAAAGTGAGCCCAAGGCTGAAAAACGCAGTCCATCCATCACATAGGCAACTCCCCTTGCAGGGATCCTAATTAAGTGTGCAGGCCTGATTTTCCCACCGGATCCGGGCCTCAGGTGTTTCACCCCGAGCTTCTCTTCAGCCTCCCCTCGCCACGGAGCCTCGGAAGAGAGGAGCATCCACACACAAAGAAGCTTAAACCATCCGAGCCTCCGACTGAAGAAGATTCACCTCCAGTCTGAATTTGCAGGCGGGGAGGCAAAGCCCCAAAGCTTCCCCACCCAAGGAAAACCTTTGGCCCCAAAGGTCCTTCCGTCCTGCTTAGCCTGGTTCAATACCCCTCCCTCCAGCGTCGGCGCTTACCCAATACCAGTCGGGCTACGTCCGAAGGTAACAGCATGATCGAAGCCGCAGAAGGAACCACAATAAGAGACGAGACCCAGGTAAAAGCCAACACAGCGACAGCTTCTGCGCCGCATCTCCCGGTTCCAGTGGCGGCACTAAAACCGCGGCGATTTGTCCCGCCTCTTTAGCTCCTCGCCAGCCAATCGCTTCCGCCGGAGAAAGAAAGGCGCCGAAATGAAACCCGCCTGGTTCTCCTTCGAACTGTCGTCATATCCGTCCTCATATTTGGAGGGGTGAGGCTGAAGGGGCCGAGGAGGCGGGACGAGTGAGCCGGAGCCCGAGCTACCGGGCGAGCGGCGAAGGCAGGGTCGCACGCCATTGGCGGGCAGTGCGAGCGGCGAACGCAGCGGTCGCACGCCATTGGCGGGCAAGGAGCAGGCGCGTTTCCTAAGGTGAGCCCGTCGTTTTGGGGGTGCGAGtgctgggagctgaagcttgTAGCGTTTGGCGCGCATGGGCAGACAGTGTCCGGGCGCCCGTCTGCCTTACTGCTTCCGACGGAGACGCACGCTGCGTGGTCACGCCAGGTTTGATCCGGAAGCCGAAATAGTGCGTGGACAGCAGGCTGGGCTCGTGAGGGAGGCGAGTTGAGCGGGATTCTAGGCTTCGGCCATCGCCGCTTCCAGAGATTCCGCCTTGGCTATCCGAGTCCAGCGGTAGGGGCGCGGAAGCAGCGCAGTGGCTTCTGCGTTGGGGAGTTCAGTCGTATCTGAGCCGTTCAGTCCTGGCCTTCAGACTCACTCCTTCTCTTCACCTCGTCTTGCCCAGCCCACTGCCCTTATCGCTCTCGTCCGCCCACCCTTCCTGCTCCAGCCGACATAGCCTTGAAGCTGCTTCTTAATGCCCAGAATTGAACCTTCGTGCGCGTACCCTTCCCGTGTCCAGATGTAACTAGATGGCTTGAGTAATCATCTTTTTCTCCCCTCTCATAATTAGTAGTTTTAATCAGCGAGCAATTTGTTTGGGCTTAAACTACAGTCTCGtgattaagagcatgggctttggtaTCACACTCCCGGAGTTCGAGtcagctagctgtgtgacctcgctGTACTGTCTTCCTTGTGATAATCCTGTCCTGTGGTGAGCACTCAAGAGCGTTGGTGGCTGCTTTTATCAGGTACGGATAAGTAACAAGACTATTAGTATTAAGAATGAAAATGTGATAGAAGAGGATTGTGGTGGTAGAGGAGTGGATGAGGTTCTGTAGAAACGTAGCCTGGGAGAATCAATTCTGTTTGCGGTGAGACCTTGCAGTGTTAAATTGTCCTGGAGGGTGATAGGAACCTTCTAGACAGAAGGGAAAACGCATATAAAGGCACAACGTGTAAAAGGTTCCTGAAGCTCAAGAGTGAGGTCCTGCACTGAATGAAATAGATGTGGGCATTTTTCACGTGTTGAAGTCATAGGAATGGATGAGATCCTACTGTGAGAACATACAGTGAGAAGTAAGGAGACAAGGATGTTCTTTCAGGTGTGGGTGGAAAAAGAACCATCAAAAGAGACTTGTGAAACAGAAAGGGAATAATGATaactgctaacatttattgagcaacttcTATGTCCCAGGCAGTGTTAAACATGGACACGAATCCTTACAATAAATAACTCTTTGAAGATCTAGTTCAGTTCTagtattgtttttcattttatcattgaGAAGACGGAGGTTTAGAGAGATTAGCTAACATGCCCAAGGTTATACAGCTTGTAAGTGGCAGGACCAGGTTATGAACTAGTACAATCTGACCACAGACTCCACACTCTTACCGTTAGAAAAGAATGGCATGCTACAGGTAGAATTAGATCTAGGAAGCTGGTATATAAGCATCATTGTCAAATTCTGCAAAGGGACCAACTTGGTTGAGATCCGAAAAGGAACAACGGATTTTCCAGTTCAGAAGCTGTTACCTAGGAAACATGTACCGTGCCAGTTGCATGGTTGGGAGTAGAACCTTAATTGTTGTGGATTAATGTATTAATTGAATTCAGCTTTATCTGGTGACACTCTTACTCTGCCTGTCTACTCTCTAGTTCCTTTGGCCATCTTTCAGTTCCTCCAACATACTTTGCATTTTTTCATCTTGGGACCCTTTGGCTGTGCTAGTTTCCTTCTCTAAGATGTTGGTCCTTTAACTCTTTCTGTGATTGGCACCAGTTCATTCAGATCTTGGCTTTATTGTAACTTCCTCTGATACATTTTTCTTGATAGTTTATAAAAAATGATCCATTCCATTGCTAATGTATATTTGCTCCCTTTGAGTCATATATCACAATTTGGAATTATGCATTGATTTATCAGTGTACTTGTTTATTGTCATTCTTCCCCACTAGTCATGACTCCATGAGGGTAGGATTTGTGTCTATTTAGTTCATTATGTGTCTTAACTACCCCTAACATAGCACCTCACACATAGTAGTTGCCCAGTAAATATTGTTGCTTGTCGCAGTGAATGAACATTTCCTGTTTATGTAGATAATACtgaactgttttgttttcttgaaagTAATCAATCTCTGAGAATTGGATAAGGGGAAAAGCAAGTTCAGAAAAgccacagcttaaaaaaaaagtttagggcTGTCACTTCTTGGAAGTGTCACATGTTCAgtaaacatgcattttttttcacaCTACAAATAACATTAAGAAtataggtgcctgggcttcactggtggcgcagtggttgagagtccgcctgccgatgcaggggacatgggttcgtgccccggtccgggaagatcccacgtgctgcgaagcggctggtctcgtgagccatggccgctgagcttgtgcgtctggagcctgtgctccgcaacgggagaggccacaacagtgagaggcctgcataccgctaaaaaaaaaaaaaaagaatataggtgCCTGCCTTTACGGTTCTTTGGATATTGCTAAGGTGTTTTCATTGGTTAGAAtcccaattttattttccttattgacTCAGGAAGCCTTTAAACTAAGATTGAGCAAGAAGGGAGAGGAGTTCTAGATACAACTATAAGGAATGGAAAAGTAAAAACGACAGTCCTTGTCTTCAAGAGGTATACAATCAAATGAAAAAggcaatcaaataaataatgaCCTGTATTCTACAGCATAGGAAAGGAGGTTGTTATAGGGGTAAAAGAATCAGAACGACTTATGGATATAAATGGAGAAGAGAATTAGAGCTATCTGCCAATAAAATAGGTAGTCTTACTAGGAAGTTTGTTCTAAGTGAGAGTGTTTAAAGAGAGGTCAATAATTTTGTTGGAGAGATTTCTTCCTTTGTAGGAAGATTGGACATGGTCTCTCAGTTCGTTCCAATTTTAAGATTCTGTGAGATTAAGCAGGGGCAGAGTAATATACTTGATCTTGAAAGATTGAGTAGAATTTATGTGGATGGATGGGGAAAGGACTTTGCccacctttttttcctcttgagatATATATGTAGTGTAGATATAATAGACAGACGtacattttttccttgtttataaaCATAGTAACAAAAGTGAAGCTTCTTTGTAAAAAGGCTCAGAAATACTAAAACAATGCTTttcttgaaagattttttttttaagtttatcaaAGGAAGGTTTGATTATATCAGAAAATCTAAAAGGAGGAGCTCTACTGCAATGGCattaagatatataaaatatagttgaCCTTTGACATTTGCAAGGTATATCACTATAGCATATAATTTCCTTCGTTTCCTTTTATAACAATAATATCATTTTTCTCCTACTTTTATGTATTAAATGAGAACCATAAAGCCAGTTGAGATGTAAGTGCTAGGCAAGGCTTACTAGCTCTGATAACCTCTTACATATCCATTCCAAAGCATAAGCAATTTAAGCTTTTGGCTCAGGAAAGTGGCAAGTCACTACGTATAAGAAAGGgtccttttgggcttccctggtggcgcagtggttgagagtctgcctgccaatgcaggggacacgggttcgagccctggtctgggaagatcccacatgccgcagagcgactaggcccctgagccacaactactgagcctgcgcatctggagcttgtgctccgcaacaagcgaggctgcgacagtgagaggcccacgcgccgcgatgaagagtggcccccgctcgccacaactagagaaagcccacgcacagaaaagacccagcacagccaaaaataaataaataaatgaaatttaaaaaaagaaaaaaaaagaaagcttcctTTTAAATCGTTCAGACAGTGTTAAATCCTTAAGTGCTATTTTCCTTACTCTTTGCCTGGCTgcctttttttcatcttttatatttcaatttaaatgtCATGTTTCTTAGAAGAAGAAAAGGTCTCTCCTCTAAGAGATCCTCTTCTTAGAAGAGGtctcagaaaaataaagtaaattatacCTTACTTATTTTTATCCTGCTACACATTCAACGCACATTTGCATGTTAAGGCTTTGTTTTGATATATTCTAAGAAAGTCTCATTTAAATATGGAAGTATTAAGAAAAATCATTGTGCATTATAGTATGCCTCTAGCTATACAGTTAGATCTAACTATATATTAATACCACAGtctgaaataattttacatatgtatattttttttttacagatgatGTGTTTTCTGAAATTCTGAATCATGAGTCTAGCACTTAATGATCTGCTTATTTGCTGCCGTCAACTAGAACATGATAGAGCTACAGAACGAAGGGTAGTAAATTACTTAAATTTAATCTTTCCTTGAAACAGATGTGTGATTGGTaactcattttgttcttttttcattttcagaaagagGTTGAGAAATTTAAGCGCCTGATTCAGGATCCTGAAACCGTTCAACATTTAGATCAGCATTCAGATTCCAAACAAGGGAAATATTTGAATTGGGATGCTGTTTTTAGgtattccattatttttttactgtctttatttttctttttcatttttatttctcttgtgattCTTTTTGTGTATGTAGGTCTAATTTATCTTTGCTCCCTTTGTACCCTTGTGCCTTGCATAGGAAATTGGTGCTCAATATTtatctgaaatataatttttaaaggatgttcatatagaaaaagttaaaatttttgaatcattTGTTCAATAAAATGTCTTAGACATATTTCACTCAAGATTAGAGAGAATTTCATTCATACCAGTTCATTCATAAGACTTTATTTCAAATTAGAGCATAAAATTAAGTTATATCAAGTCCTTTATTGTTACTttgacatatttaaatatttctctaagtAACTGCCATATGttaaactataataaaaaagtaaaaaggaattttagaaaAACTCTATATGAATGCAGTTAACAAACACAAAACTCTGGCATTGGAAAGACACAATTCATTGCTGAACTGGAGTGGCAAACAGAATTGATGCTTTTTACATTAAGACATAATTTTCAATTACGAAGTCCATTTATAACTAGAAATAGATTGTAAGACTtaggaaagatgaataaaatattttaaattaatatagaaTACTGATAAACTTGAAAGAACATTTTCAGTCAAGGGGAAATATGAGTATTGTTCTTGAACGTTTAGAAcagataatctattttattttttagctcttATTTGGTACTAGATAGACTATTGCAAATATCATTGTAgataacatgaaaaatatatactTCTTTTCCTCTGGTTACTTACTTTATTTCAAATACCACAAATATAGTTATCTAAAGATGAATACTGTTTTGCATAAGCTGATCATGTAGGCCAAATATGCACCTGACGTACCCAGCTGATCATGAATATCTTATAGGCAGGCTTCATTTAAAGGCTAGAGACATTACCAACTGCCTAGGAAAGAGATAGGTCATGTACAGAGTAACAGAGTTGAGAAAGAATTGAGAGCCCCTAATAGCATTGCAAGCTTTTAGTGATAAAATGAGAAAGCAGGCAAGAAAGCAATAGAAAATCCTGGAGGTTACAGATTAAGAGCTTTGCAGGCCAGACTTTAAATTGGTGTTGAGGGCTTAggccttaaaaaagaaatgtaattgttTTGTTTAGCTGGTACATTGATTGAAGCAATGTGGTTTAAACAATGCTCTTTATGATGGCATGAAGGactttttgaaattattataataatttaagtATTTAATGAGTTTCTGAAATTACATTGCACTTTCTTGAAGAGTTTTACAGAAATATATTCAGAAAGAAACGGAATGTCTGAGAACAGCAAAACCAAATGTATCAACCTCAACACAAGCCACCAGGCagaaaaagatgcaagaaatcaGTAGCTTAGTCAAATACTTCATCAAATGTGCAAATAAAAGTAAGTGCTGTTACTTGGCTTAATAGATTATTGTTACATGAGTTTGGTCTGAATATGGTGAGATAAAAGTTCAGTGCTAACTCTTAATTTCTAGTACATATACTGATTTTTAATACTATAGGTTCAAATATTTGGAGGAATTTATACAAGCATGGAATGATAGAATCTCAGGGTTTagaaggattaaaaaatattatttcatctaCCCATTTTTCTTGGATCCCATCTATATGTCCCTGGCACTTAGGTAGCCTTAATGATAAAACATGCCTTTTgaggctttcttttctgttttagtaGTTTTCATAGTAGTGAAAACCTGTCTCCTTTTGTTACTGCTTCTGTTTGCTgagataatacagaaaaatacTAACTCAGTTTTTTCAATATCCTTTTTTCAAATATCCTTTGAGATATTTGAAGTTACCCATGATATTTCCCCTGAGTCCTCTTCTCTAAGCTAAACAGACCTACTTCCTGTTGCTCATACGAGCTAGTTTTTGTGTCACTTCTGAATATTCTTCAGTTTAATTCCCTGTCTCTTAAAGTGTGGGACTCAATCTTATAGGCATATTCTTATTTGTATGGAGTGGAGCAGGACTTCCATATCTTTTATTCTATACTTCTACTGATTCATTCCAAGATCACATTAGCTTTCTTGGCAGTCAGAACCACACTCTTTAACTAATAGCATGCTTactgttgattaaaaaaaaacccaagttctTTTTTGCTCCTGATGAGCCACATATCTCCCATTTTGAACTTATACAGTTTTGAAAAGCCAAATTTTTGAACCAAAATGCAGAATCCTAGTAGGCTTATGTAAGGAAATGGTTTTCATACAATGCTGAAAAGCTAGTGGCGGAAATGTTTGTTTAGGGACTTGGACTCaaactttgtttatttttcacagataagaaagTGGCTTTGTGATGCCAGGTTTAGTTTAAGAATCAGAAAAGCCCAATGTTGGTAAACATTATTAAGTAGAAGGATATAGATTGTTAGTGAATGATGTTTCAGAATGGTGGTATGAGACTTGAGTCTAAAAGACAGTGGCTTTAGCAAAAATTTAGTTTTTCGGCTCCTCTGAGATGCCATTTTGTGTGGGTAGCTGCAAGTCCTGAGCAGGGACTCCAGCATAGACAGAAGAAAGCTACACCGAAATATTTTTGCACCTGCTTTTGCTCTGCATCCATTAAAATTTGTATTCCTAGCTACTAATGCTGGGCTCTTAATAGATCTTAATATGGTCTGACAGAATTTGTGAGTGAGTGAGAGAAAGATATTTGTAGCCTATTTGTAGCCCATCAGAAAAGTTTGCAGCTTAGAATTTtgctttaaagtgaaaaaaaccttctatTGCAAAATTAACAATGGagatcacattttcattttatttatttttggctgcgttgggtctttgttgctgagcatgggctttctccagttgcggcgagctggggctactcttcgttgtggtgtgcgggcttctcgttgcggtggcttttcttgttgcggagcatgggctctaggcacgtgggcttcggtagttgtggctcacgggctctagagtgcaggctcagttgttgtggcgcacgggcttagttgcttcacggcatgtgggatcttcccagaccaggggtcgaaacTGGAATCCACCAGGAATAcaccctgcgttggcaggtggattctcaaccactgcacccccagggaagcccgtgatcacatttaaaaatgtatgaaagtATCAATATGTTGGTTTATaggaataaatggatgaaatttTCAGTGTAAGATTATTCAAATGGttgaaaaatgatatttttattcaaggcttttttttctttcaagttttacCTTGTAACTTAAACATCTTTAATCTCGGAGCAAAACCAGGAGCTACTATCGTGTCATCTCacttattcagttttttttttaaagggttggAGGGTTGATGAGAATTTAAACACATGTCCAGACTTTGCCAGACTTGCTTAACATTGGTACCCAAGGTATGATGAAAGAAACAGAGATCAGAAAAAAAGAGGTAGATGGGAAGGAACCAGTAAGCAAATATTGTTCAACTATAACAGATGTTATAGTTAAGAAAATGTTAGGAAGACTATAAGAGAGAAATGCACAGGGTGTTACAGCAGAGGATATTATGATTGTGCATTTCATCATTAGCCAGATGCCTAAAATTATAAGCCAtaagtaaaaatgattttttaaactaataagaACAGAAactacacttgatcttagccaaaaggccaaGAAGCGATGATTTTTTGTTATACCcgtgtatatttatttatcatacttctaaataactagTCTCATCATAAAAAATCCTAAACtagaatatattcaaatatacatAATGACTTGCACCCTGCTCGTAActtacaacaaaaaatttatatGCAATTTTAAGATTGTTAATATTGAAATATGAAAAATTTCAGCTGTGACAGCAATACGATTTACTGAAAGtaacaaataacttttaaatgtacttttgttACCTTTAAGAATATatccagggcttccttggtggtgcagtggttaagaatctgtctgccaatgcaggggacgtgggtttgagccctggtcagggaagatcccatatgccgtggagcagctaaacccacgtgccacaactactgagcctgtgctctagggcccgcgagccacaactactgagtccacgcaccacaactactgaaaccggagtacctagagcccatgctctgcaacaagagaagccaccgcagtaagcccgcacactgcaacgaagagtagcccccactcaccgcaactagagaaagcctgcgtacggtaacaaagacccaacacagtcaaaaataaataaataaattaaataaattaaaaaatatatatatatccagggacttccctagtagcacaatggttaagaatccgcctgccaatgcaggggacacggatttgagccctggtctgggaagatcccacatgccgcggagcaactacacccgtgtgccacaaatactgagcctgtgctctaaagccctcaagccacagctactgagtctgcgtgccacaactaatgaagtgCGCGAGCATAGAGCCcgttgctctgcaacaggagaagccaccgcagtgagaagcccgtgtaccgcaacgaagagtagcccctgcttgcctcaactagagaaagcctgtgcacagcaaagacccaatgcagccagaaataaataaattaaaagaaaaagagttccattaaaaaatatatatatccattaaTTCTGAATTTTCAGGACctctaataattaaataaaactaaaaattatagccttacatatgtatatataataaatgctATTATAGGACTTGGAAGTAATTTTGCTTTTCAAAGGAAATAGTATTCTCTTTATAATCTTATTCTAATCAGGTTTTTATAAAAAATACCAGGAAACTTTGGGTCACTCAAGGTCTAATGTCAGAAATTGTGAATTATTAAGGTAGAATGAATGATTGTTTTTGCTATATAATCCTATAGGATTGgcaaattttttttgtaaagtgACCAGATCGTAAATGTTTTTGACTTTGCAGGCTATGTAGTCTCTGTCTCAACAACTCAACTTTGCCATTTTAGCATGAAAGTAGCCAtatacaatatgtaaatgaatagaCATGTTTATGGTCCAAaaaactttatttccaaaaaCAGGTGGTTGGCTGAATTTTGCCcctgggccatagtttgctaatCCGTGTTTTATGAGAAGGAGGTTAGTTAATAGTAAGTTCCCAAATGGAATTATTTATACAATTGCCATTCCAAGCATCCTTAACTTACTTTTCTTAAGAtttatatgtttttgtttgtttgttttatttttaaataggagcACCCAGGCTAAAATGTCAAGAACTCTTGAATTATATCATGGAGACAGTGAAAGATTCATCTAATGGTGCCATTTATGGAGCTGATTGTAGCAACATATTGCTGAAGGACGTTCTTTCAGTGAGAAAGTACTGGTGTGAAATATCTCAGCAACAGTGGACAGGTATGTTTTGAAGTTtgttatttgtgaatttttccttGTGAAATGAAATTTCACCAAAAGAGCATTCAGAGTCTATTTATATCCCCCAAATGACCTCACAGTTTAACAGTACCTTAGTGAAATTAAATGATTATAGAATCTGACACTTTTCATGTATTATGTACTTCTTAAATTGTCACTAATAATGTATTTGGTGCCTGCTATCAGAACTAAAATTACAGAATTGAAAGATGCCATACCTGTCCTCAAAGACTTGACAGTCCAATGACAGAAAAAACCAAGTAAACCAAAAGTTATAATGCAGTGAGTTCACAGATCAGTGACACCTAAATGCAACAATGAttaaagtagaaagaagaaaaccaagagagaTGTCATAAAAGGGAAAGCAAGAGAATTTCAAGTTGGAAGGGGTGTGACATTTAAAGTGTTGTAGAAATAATAAGATGTGGAAGTATCCATTAGGACTAGGCAGTTTGCAGGTCACTGGTAAGGTAATTGAAATGAAATATTAGAATAGAATATGTAGGACCCAGTGACTTACAAGATAAGTAGAGTGGGGTACCATGGAGGTATTGTGACAGTTTGTAGGTGAGAGGTACTAAGAGACCA
Encoded here:
- the ATM gene encoding serine-protein kinase ATM isoform X3 yields the protein MSLALNDLLICCRQLEHDRATERRKEVEKFKRLIQDPETVQHLDQHSDSKQGKYLNWDAVFRVLQKYIQKETECLRTAKPNVSTSTQATRQKKMQEISSLVKYFIKCANKRAPRLKCQELLNYIMETVKDSSNGAIYGADCSNILLKDVLSVRKYWCEISQQQWTDCFLKYVQ